Proteins from a genomic interval of Cottoperca gobio chromosome 8, fCotGob3.1, whole genome shotgun sequence:
- the c1ql1l2 gene encoding C1q-related factor, whose protein sequence is MLVLVLVVLIPVLVSSVGTDASHYEMLGTCRMVCDPYLNKGTPASSTSSTGLQAEAEALSDHSNVLPPSTLLQGPQGKPGRPGKPGPPGPPGEPGPPGPAGPPGDRGDQGRTGILGLGGNGAISTATYSTVPRVAFYAGLKNPHEGYEILKFDDVVTNLGNNYDGISGKFICSIPGTYFFIYHVLMRGGDGTSMWADLCKNGQVRASAIAQDADQNYDYASNSVILHLDAGDEVYIKLDGGKAHGGNNNKYSTFSGFILYAD, encoded by the exons ATGCTGGTCCTGGTGCTGGTGGTCCTCATCCCCGTGCTCGTTAGCTCTGTGGGTACAGATGCCAGCCACTACGAGATGCTGGGCACCTGTCGTATGGTGTGCGACCCCTACCTGAACAAGGGAACTCCGGCCAGCAGCACCAGCTCCACCGGTCTCCAGGCTGAGGCAGAGGCATTGAGCGACCACAGCAACGTGCTTCCACCCTCCACCTTACTGCAGGGCCCACAGGGGAAGCCTGGCAGGCCAGGCAAGCCCGGACCACCCGGACCACCGGGAGAACCGGGGCCACCAGGACCTGCGGGGCCTCCTGGTGACAGAGGGGATCAGGGAAGGACTGGGATTTTGGGTCTGGGGGGGAACGGAGCTATCAGCACGGCTACCTACAGCACGGTGCCTCGGGTGGCCTTCTATGCGGGGCTTAAGAACCCCCACGAAGGCTACGAGATCCTCAAGTTTGACGACGTGGTCACTAACCTCGGCAACAACTATGATGGCATTTCGGGCAAGTTCATCTGCAGCATACCAGGCACATACTTCTTCATCTACCATGTGCTGATGAGAGGAGGGGATGGCACCAGCATGTGGGCAGACCTCTGCAAGAATGGCCAG GTTCGTGCCAGCGCCATTGCCCAAGACGCCGACCAGAACTACGACTACGCCTCCAACAGCGTCATCCTCCATCTGGACGCAGGGGACGAGGTTTACATCAAACTGGACGGAGGCAAAGCCCATGgaggaaacaacaacaagtaCAGCACCTTCTCTGGCTTCATCCTGTACGCAGACTGA